From the genome of Malus domestica chromosome 04, GDT2T_hap1, one region includes:
- the LOC139195049 gene encoding uncharacterized protein — translation MKQDEDDDHRRQRASHSHRVMKVVDQIAKLRRANATSLIPEQKITTALRMLAYGASADQVDEIARMGKTTVLESLMRFCSAIEAFYTNEYLRAPTPIDMRRLLRNGEIQGFRGIIGSIECMYWTWKNCPRAQNDLNVFVQSLVFDELLSAARMFDVEALRSIMMTCIILHNMSMENEALRSVDEYEPDLMNNSRTRIYYAHDRTEDHVQHEPLEWDGRYNELIVQRYTSVQEPYWHVTGQNDLIEHQWGLQEGEDN, via the exons ATGAAGCAGGATGAGGATGATGACCATAGAAGGCAGAGGGCCTCACATTCCCACCGTGTCATGAAAGTTGTGGATCAGATAGCCAAACTCAGACGTGCC aatgcaacgag TCTTAttcctgagcaaaaaattacgacTGCTttgcgaatgcttgcatatggagcatctgcagatcaagtggatgagatcgcgAGGATGGGAAAAACAACTGTTCTAGAGTCCCTGATGCGGTTTTGCTCTGCAATTGAAGCCTTCTACACCAATGAGTATCTCCGGGCACCCACGCCAATAGACATGCGAAGGCTTTTGAGGAATGGGGAGATACAAGGCTTCCGTGGCATAATTGGAAGCATCGAATGCATgtactggacttggaaaaactgtccaa GAGCTCAGAATGACCTAAATGTCTTTGTCCAATCTCTAGTTTTCGACGAACTATT GTCTGCtgctagaatgtttgatgtcgaggctcttcgatccatcatgatgacgtgtattattctccacaacatgaGTATGGAAAATGAGGCTCTTCGATCCGTCGATGAATACGAGCCGGATCtgatgaacaactcaagaacacgtatctaCTATGCTCATGATCGAACCGAAGATCATGTGCAACACGAGCCGTTGGAatgggatggacgttacaatgaattgattgTTCAGCGGTACACTTCAGTGCAAGAGCCATACTGGCACGTAACTGGCCAaaatgacttgattgagcaccagtggggattgcaagaaggtgaagataattaa